A single genomic interval of uncultured Desulfobulbus sp. harbors:
- a CDS encoding VWA domain-containing protein, whose protein sequence is MYMSVSQQLQFIRLLLILQCLVALGASGVFAQGTAQGEIEGRAAPVARRMCLAGANAGGLCNEDADCPGATCRDRNIVNISVAVHYDAPAADLTTIENMVSAGSAILFDVSDGQVEIGQATIHNNSAGTTRADIRVYPATCTGGTQIGNGCATSDDCADTPGLNDGRCGVWWMADTGSWRTGGSVHVSMNYINAAGGDVGRFIGHELSHLLFDVRDEYESRPGCGAATGNANCPHAASGQTECLMDSNQSEFCWGQGDPTDLTDMTGGNHDATNITEQSQCRNNRSCWEQVVWAWPNTILAPAGAPDPAANGAVVDSTHFVNTSDTVRVVLVLDESGSMNAESPKRIDRLKVAAKNFISLAENGAEVGIVSYATDAAVASGRTEIAIAPLGANRAPWNNAIDGLAPSTRTNIGAGLQKARDLITAAGGVTANTSIVLMSDGLNNEPSPQANADADLNAKIAMLLADGIPVYVTCTGSDLGLASQCSEIGTGTGGHYVDSADAARLPQAFADFHEQIIAHEPVRSVTGNLGKVVPKDPIATAFVEEGARSASFILQWTDPNAQANMVIRDPNGNSYDTQAMTMGRFLRIANPTPGNWQFLVQPRGGAASPFVARAYVHNPANHLAVGVRYPRIVPHGDIYVYAYPKNQGLAVTSDKPILAQVTRPDGGHDTLELFDRGRDAAGHGDDVPGDGVFTGVYKATAQSGPYQFLLQADIENWIVSADAHEYKQEGPSIRFVREARLSTAVHDPRQVETTPEDDKPVVVADGLPCERYLCILLYALLIFLILNVIALIFCWFGRRNKNSCA, encoded by the coding sequence ATGTATATGTCAGTAAGCCAGCAGTTACAATTCATCCGCTTGTTGCTGATTTTACAATGCTTGGTTGCCCTGGGCGCCTCCGGCGTTTTTGCGCAGGGAACAGCGCAAGGTGAAATCGAAGGAAGAGCGGCTCCGGTCGCACGCCGCATGTGCTTGGCCGGAGCCAATGCCGGCGGTTTATGCAATGAGGATGCCGACTGTCCCGGAGCCACCTGCCGCGACCGAAACATTGTCAACATTTCGGTTGCCGTTCATTACGACGCGCCGGCAGCGGATCTCACCACGATCGAGAATATGGTGAGCGCCGGATCCGCCATTCTTTTCGATGTGAGCGACGGCCAGGTGGAAATCGGCCAGGCAACGATCCACAATAATTCCGCGGGTACTACCCGTGCCGACATCCGCGTCTATCCGGCGACCTGCACCGGGGGGACGCAAATCGGCAATGGTTGCGCCACCAGTGACGACTGCGCCGACACCCCCGGTTTGAACGATGGCCGTTGCGGTGTGTGGTGGATGGCTGATACCGGGTCATGGCGAACTGGAGGCAGTGTACATGTCTCGATGAATTACATCAATGCAGCCGGAGGGGATGTCGGTCGCTTTATTGGTCATGAATTGTCCCATTTGCTTTTCGACGTCCGGGATGAATATGAAAGTCGACCGGGTTGCGGGGCCGCGACCGGCAATGCCAATTGTCCGCATGCAGCCTCCGGGCAGACCGAATGCCTGATGGACAGCAATCAATCGGAGTTCTGTTGGGGGCAAGGCGATCCGACCGACCTGACGGACATGACCGGTGGTAATCACGATGCCACCAATATCACCGAGCAGTCGCAATGCCGCAATAACCGGTCCTGCTGGGAGCAGGTGGTCTGGGCCTGGCCCAACACAATCCTGGCGCCCGCCGGTGCGCCTGATCCGGCGGCCAACGGTGCGGTTGTCGATTCGACCCATTTCGTCAACACCAGTGATACCGTCAGGGTCGTGCTGGTGCTGGATGAATCCGGCAGCATGAATGCTGAAAGTCCCAAGCGCATCGACCGGCTCAAGGTCGCAGCGAAAAATTTTATTTCCCTGGCTGAAAACGGTGCCGAAGTGGGGATTGTTTCCTATGCCACCGATGCCGCCGTTGCCAGCGGACGTACCGAGATAGCCATTGCGCCCTTGGGGGCAAACCGTGCTCCATGGAACAATGCCATCGATGGACTTGCTCCGAGTACACGGACCAATATTGGCGCCGGTCTGCAAAAGGCACGCGATCTCATTACCGCTGCAGGGGGGGTGACGGCGAATACCTCCATCGTCTTGATGAGTGACGGCTTAAATAATGAACCGTCGCCCCAGGCCAACGCAGATGCGGACCTCAACGCCAAAATCGCCATGCTCTTGGCCGATGGCATCCCGGTTTACGTCACCTGCACCGGCAGTGATTTGGGGTTGGCTTCACAGTGCTCGGAGATCGGAACCGGCACCGGCGGTCATTATGTCGATTCGGCGGATGCTGCGCGGTTACCGCAAGCTTTCGCCGATTTTCATGAACAGATCATCGCTCATGAACCCGTCCGCTCCGTTACCGGCAATTTGGGGAAAGTGGTGCCAAAAGACCCGATTGCAACCGCTTTCGTTGAGGAGGGGGCTCGATCTGCTTCCTTTATCCTCCAATGGACCGATCCCAATGCCCAGGCGAACATGGTTATTCGGGATCCGAACGGCAACAGCTACGACACGCAAGCAATGACCATGGGAAGATTCCTCCGTATTGCCAATCCCACGCCCGGGAACTGGCAGTTCTTGGTCCAGCCACGGGGGGGCGCGGCTAGCCCTTTTGTTGCCCGCGCCTATGTGCATAATCCTGCAAACCACCTCGCTGTCGGGGTACGCTATCCCCGCATTGTTCCCCATGGGGATATATACGTCTATGCCTACCCCAAAAACCAGGGGCTGGCGGTGACCTCCGACAAACCGATTTTGGCACAAGTCACTCGGCCGGATGGGGGGCACGACACTCTTGAATTATTTGACCGGGGGCGTGATGCCGCAGGTCATGGCGACGATGTGCCCGGCGATGGTGTTTTTACCGGCGTCTACAAGGCGACTGCCCAGAGCGGCCCCTATCAGTTCCTCCTCCAGGCGGACATCGAGAACTGGATCGTCAGCGCCGACGCCCATGAATACAAGCAGGAGGGGCCGAGTATACGTTTTGTTCGCGAAGCACGTCTGTCCACGGCAGTGCACGATCCCCGTCAGGTTGAAACGACTCCGGAAGATGACAAGCCTGTCGTTGTTGCCGATGGGCTGCCATGTGAGCGCTACCTGTGCATTCTTCTCTATGCCCTCCTGATTTTCCTGATCCTCAATGTGATCGCGCTGATTTTTTGTTGGTTTGGGAGACGGAACAAGAACAGTTGTGCTTGA
- a CDS encoding HD domain-containing phosphohydrolase — MPGKKRIYAISRRIALPAILTIVLFVTSIFFIILPQLEKSFIARKQEMIREQVETTWSLVTDYHDRELSGELTTSEAQLRALLRMGKLRYGPEKKDYFWINDMTPRILMHPYRQDLVNKDVTNFKDPQGKRLFFEMVQLVKKEGAGYVDYMWQWKDDPSKIVPKISFVKEFVPWGWVIGSGVYIDDVHAEISVLRTRLSAISTAILLIVLSLALYSIRQSIIADREREYLLKSLEKSKERFRNLVETTSDWVWETDKVGRLTYSSPQVTEFLGYTIEEVRGRFLLHLASPNQATIMGPSFEKILAAQQPFKGFEFTCLGKNGQIIVFENNGVPIIDDQGDMTGYRGVARDITERKIATEALKKSRDDLHDSLEETVKTLSSTVEKRDPYIAGHQQRVDFLACAIARKLGLSEERIEGLHIAALLHDIGMIALPSEYLTKPSKLSKEEIEIMRCHPEFGYQILRNIQFPWPVAEIVFQHHENLNGTGYPRGLHDQEIYLEAKIISVADVVESMISHRPYRPALGITKALEEIQQGKGIRYHGESVDACIELILEEKIELISGVEHDNF; from the coding sequence ATGCCTGGGAAAAAGAGAATTTACGCAATTTCACGACGGATCGCCCTCCCCGCAATTCTGACCATCGTGCTTTTTGTCACCTCCATCTTCTTCATTATTCTGCCGCAACTTGAAAAAAGTTTCATTGCCAGAAAACAGGAAATGATTCGTGAGCAGGTTGAGACAACGTGGAGTTTGGTGACCGACTACCATGACCGCGAACTCTCCGGCGAACTGACGACGAGTGAAGCCCAGTTGCGAGCTCTCCTCAGGATGGGCAAGTTGCGATACGGCCCGGAAAAAAAAGATTATTTTTGGATAAATGACATGACGCCACGGATACTTATGCATCCCTATCGTCAGGATCTGGTCAACAAAGATGTAACCAATTTTAAAGATCCTCAGGGCAAACGTCTTTTTTTCGAAATGGTCCAGTTAGTCAAAAAAGAGGGCGCTGGATATGTTGACTATATGTGGCAGTGGAAAGACGATCCGTCCAAAATCGTCCCCAAAATTTCGTTTGTCAAAGAATTTGTCCCTTGGGGATGGGTCATTGGATCGGGGGTCTATATCGACGATGTCCATGCCGAGATCTCCGTCCTCCGAACAAGGCTCTCAGCTATATCTACAGCCATCTTGTTGATTGTTTTATCACTGGCACTCTACTCCATCCGCCAGAGCATCATAGCTGACCGGGAACGGGAATATCTTTTGAAGTCGCTTGAAAAAAGTAAAGAGCGATTCCGCAATCTCGTTGAAACAACCAGTGATTGGGTTTGGGAGACAGACAAGGTCGGTCGGCTAACGTATTCCAGCCCCCAGGTAACCGAGTTCCTTGGGTATACCATCGAGGAAGTTAGAGGCAGGTTTTTGCTCCATTTGGCCTCCCCCAATCAGGCCACGATAATGGGACCCTCATTCGAAAAAATTCTGGCAGCTCAACAACCTTTCAAAGGATTTGAATTTACCTGCTTAGGAAAAAATGGGCAGATCATTGTATTTGAAAACAACGGGGTGCCGATTATTGATGACCAGGGTGACATGACGGGATATCGAGGGGTGGCCCGCGATATCACGGAACGAAAAATTGCCACGGAAGCACTCAAAAAAAGCAGGGATGATCTGCATGACAGTCTTGAGGAAACGGTAAAAACCCTTTCGTCCACTGTCGAAAAACGGGATCCGTATATCGCTGGCCATCAACAGCGGGTCGATTTTCTGGCATGTGCGATTGCACGAAAATTGGGACTTTCCGAAGAACGAATCGAGGGGCTTCATATTGCAGCGTTGTTGCATGATATTGGGATGATAGCTCTCCCTTCCGAATATCTCACCAAGCCCTCGAAGTTATCGAAAGAAGAAATTGAAATAATGAGATGTCATCCCGAGTTTGGCTATCAAATTTTACGAAACATCCAATTTCCATGGCCAGTTGCCGAAATAGTGTTTCAGCATCACGAAAATTTAAATGGTACTGGATATCCTCGAGGTCTGCATGACCAGGAAATATACCTGGAGGCAAAAATTATTTCGGTCGCCGATGTGGTCGAATCGATGATCTCTCATCGCCCGTACAGGCCGGCACTTGGCATAACCAAAGCCCTTGAAGAAATTCAGCAGGGGAAAGGAATCCGTTATCATGGAGAAAGTGTCGATGCCTGTATTGAGCTGATATTAGAAGAAAAAATAGAACTTATTTCTGGGGTTGAACATGACAATTTTTAA
- a CDS encoding cation-transporting P-type ATPase: MKERSSQIADLQPDAVFAYLRSRPGGLTAEEVGERLAFVGPNRFCLPDRWKTLRSFARQFTHFFTLLLFVAAAICFVAHHINPEEGMQVLGWALASVALLNGLFSFIQEYRAEKAMEALKRFLPQKVVVRREDRVVDEFAERIVPGDIILLSEGNKIPADVRFVEANGLLVNNAPLTGETMPCSVTANRCSPEDDALSNIGYAGCTVVRGNGTGVVVATGIRTEFGKVAQLSQTISRTPSPLERETAHMVRILSIIACTMGFGFFLFGVCTGKPLWSNLVFMMGIIVANVPEGLLPTFTLSLAIGSVRMAKKNVLVKGLNAVESLGAVHVICSDKTGTLTENRLSIASLMEPYSGEVLTDEARNDLLRLAVIASEVNPSESGMLGDAIDVAIAEKAMACHLDFEELQKSITCSFPFDVEKRRSAGVGMLGDTGVVSVKGAFEAIEPLLAANQNRAQAEAVMRGMAANGLRVITVAWRMLSEEENQQQVSPEDLHQERLESNLQLAGFIGIEDPIRPEVPEAIGKCRRAGIDILLITGDHPETAMAVARGIDIVQEDADDLCITGDELKHLSVSRLIAKLGEGLRVFARTSPEQKMKIVMALQEMGKVVAMTGDGVNDAPALKAADVGIAMGLQGTDVARESAQIILLDDNFASIVAGVEEGRTIFLNIKKFTNYVLVSNGPEILPYLLYILFPVPLALNVIHILSIDLGTDIIPSMGLGQEPPAREVMDKPPRNFAEGLLTPGLIVHSYLFLGLLEGIWSLFLFFWVLNQGGWRYGMDLPTDSALYRSATGIALATILLMQIGNLVGRRFQRQSGLDRGLFTNSLIFLGIVIQVVFSWSTLYFSPVQKVLNTGPVSLGVYGLAWLGIPLIFGADYLRKFLGSSRSFT, encoded by the coding sequence ATGAAAGAGCGCTCCTCGCAAATTGCCGATTTACAGCCGGATGCCGTTTTTGCCTACCTGCGCAGTCGCCCCGGGGGATTGACCGCGGAGGAGGTAGGGGAGCGTCTTGCCTTTGTTGGACCCAATCGTTTCTGCCTGCCGGACAGGTGGAAAACCCTGCGCAGCTTTGCCCGCCAATTTACCCATTTTTTTACCCTGCTGTTGTTTGTGGCCGCGGCAATTTGTTTTGTTGCCCATCATATCAATCCGGAGGAGGGCATGCAGGTGCTGGGCTGGGCCTTGGCCAGTGTGGCCCTGCTCAACGGACTTTTTAGTTTCATTCAGGAATACAGGGCGGAAAAGGCGATGGAGGCCTTGAAACGTTTTCTGCCGCAGAAGGTTGTTGTCAGACGCGAGGACCGGGTTGTTGACGAGTTTGCCGAGAGGATCGTGCCGGGCGATATCATTCTTCTCAGCGAAGGCAATAAGATTCCCGCCGATGTCCGCTTTGTCGAGGCAAATGGCTTGCTGGTCAACAACGCACCTCTTACCGGGGAAACCATGCCCTGCAGTGTGACGGCAAACAGGTGCAGCCCCGAAGACGATGCCTTGAGCAATATCGGCTACGCCGGCTGCACCGTGGTGCGGGGAAACGGGACTGGCGTCGTCGTTGCTACCGGCATCCGCACCGAGTTCGGCAAGGTTGCGCAACTCTCCCAGACCATCTCCCGAACGCCCTCCCCGCTGGAACGGGAAACCGCCCATATGGTGCGGATTCTTTCCATAATCGCCTGCACCATGGGATTTGGCTTTTTCCTTTTTGGTGTGTGTACCGGCAAACCATTATGGAGCAATCTGGTGTTCATGATGGGCATTATTGTCGCCAATGTGCCTGAAGGGTTGTTGCCCACCTTTACCCTGTCGCTTGCCATAGGCAGTGTACGCATGGCAAAGAAGAATGTCCTGGTCAAGGGATTGAATGCGGTTGAATCGCTGGGCGCGGTCCATGTTATCTGTTCGGATAAAACCGGTACCCTCACCGAGAATAGGCTGTCCATTGCCAGCTTGATGGAGCCGTACTCCGGTGAGGTGCTTACAGATGAGGCTCGCAATGATTTGCTCCGTCTTGCCGTTATCGCCTCAGAGGTCAACCCATCGGAATCAGGCATGCTGGGTGACGCGATCGATGTTGCGATTGCCGAAAAAGCGATGGCCTGCCACCTCGATTTTGAGGAACTGCAGAAAAGCATAACCTGCTCGTTTCCCTTTGATGTTGAAAAACGGCGGTCGGCGGGCGTCGGTATGCTGGGGGATACCGGTGTTGTTTCGGTCAAGGGCGCCTTTGAGGCCATTGAGCCCTTGCTGGCAGCGAACCAGAACAGAGCGCAGGCCGAAGCGGTTATGCGGGGGATGGCCGCAAACGGACTGCGTGTCATAACCGTTGCCTGGCGTATGTTGTCGGAAGAGGAAAACCAACAACAGGTCAGCCCGGAAGATCTCCATCAGGAGAGACTTGAGAGCAACCTGCAGCTTGCCGGCTTTATAGGCATCGAAGACCCGATCAGGCCTGAGGTCCCCGAGGCCATTGGTAAATGCCGCCGGGCCGGCATCGATATTTTGCTTATTACCGGTGATCATCCCGAAACGGCCATGGCGGTTGCCCGGGGCATCGACATCGTTCAGGAGGACGCCGATGATCTCTGTATCACCGGTGACGAGCTCAAGCATCTGTCGGTTTCCCGCCTGATTGCGAAGCTGGGGGAGGGCTTGCGGGTTTTTGCCAGGACCTCGCCCGAGCAGAAGATGAAAATCGTCATGGCCCTGCAGGAAATGGGGAAAGTGGTAGCCATGACCGGCGACGGGGTGAACGATGCCCCGGCGCTCAAGGCGGCTGATGTGGGCATCGCCATGGGACTCCAGGGAACCGATGTCGCGCGCGAGTCTGCCCAGATCATTTTGCTCGATGATAATTTCGCCAGTATCGTTGCCGGAGTGGAGGAGGGGAGGACCATCTTCCTCAACATCAAAAAATTTACCAATTATGTCCTGGTCAGCAATGGGCCGGAAATCCTGCCCTATCTGCTTTATATCCTGTTTCCCGTGCCTCTGGCGCTCAACGTGATCCATATTCTGTCCATAGACCTAGGCACGGATATTATCCCCTCCATGGGACTGGGACAGGAGCCACCGGCCAGGGAGGTCATGGACAAGCCGCCGCGCAATTTTGCCGAGGGACTCCTCACCCCAGGGCTTATTGTCCATAGCTATCTGTTCCTCGGTCTGCTGGAAGGAATCTGGTCGCTCTTTCTGTTTTTTTGGGTGCTCAATCAGGGGGGGTGGCGCTATGGGATGGACCTGCCGACTGATTCAGCGCTGTACCGTTCGGCGACCGGCATCGCCCTGGCAACCATTCTGCTCATGCAGATCGGGAATCTTGTCGGCCGCAGATTCCAGCGGCAATCCGGTCTGGATCGGGGGCTTTTCACCAATTCCCTCATTTTTCTCGGCATCGTCATTCAGGTCGTTTTTTCCTGGTCAACCCTCTATTTTTCGCCTGTGCAGAAGGTGTTGAATACCGGCCCTGTTTCCCTTGGAGTGTATGGTCTCGCCTGGCTGGGCATTCCCCTGATTTTTGGTGCGGATTACCTGCGGAAATTTCTGGGGAGCTCGCGTAGTTTTACCTGA
- a CDS encoding universal stress protein: MESELYLAYDGSINGDWVAHYAIRMSRSTPGRQLTLLHVMDGCMSKGRIASKVELLLVESQKSHVELKIVYRELEHSVLATLLATIPGGEHSYCICGARATSRGKGFLAGTISQGLLRKRKFNTLALRVVNPGQLGCPANVMFPLSGHPRKFAAGRPLLLMLSPCLKKLILLRVMTFNPLLFRYLSVARAKNALQQGMAYMRDVLEEIEDIPMNTSFMIDDHVLISDDWSKEILIQAGKVHAGLILLGASDKFLQSRFYYGNRIEQILRRTPCDVGIYRRI; the protein is encoded by the coding sequence ATGGAATCTGAACTTTATCTGGCCTACGATGGATCTATCAATGGTGATTGGGTGGCCCATTACGCCATCCGGATGAGTCGAAGCACACCTGGCAGGCAACTGACCCTCCTTCATGTCATGGATGGTTGTATGAGCAAAGGCAGGATTGCCTCCAAGGTTGAACTCCTCCTCGTCGAGAGTCAAAAGTCGCATGTCGAGCTCAAGATCGTCTATCGGGAGCTCGAACACAGTGTCCTTGCCACCCTGCTTGCAACTATCCCCGGAGGAGAGCACTCGTACTGTATCTGTGGGGCGCGCGCCACTTCCCGGGGGAAGGGGTTTCTTGCCGGAACGATCTCCCAGGGGTTGTTGCGCAAGCGGAAGTTCAACACCCTTGCCCTGCGGGTGGTGAATCCCGGACAGTTGGGTTGTCCTGCAAACGTGATGTTTCCTCTCTCCGGCCATCCGCGGAAATTTGCGGCGGGCCGGCCCTTGCTGTTGATGCTTTCGCCTTGTCTCAAAAAGCTGATCCTTCTTCGGGTGATGACGTTCAATCCGCTGTTGTTCCGCTATCTCTCCGTTGCCCGGGCGAAAAATGCCCTGCAACAGGGGATGGCCTATATGCGGGATGTTCTGGAGGAGATCGAGGATATTCCGATGAACACCTCCTTTATGATTGATGATCATGTATTGATTTCCGATGATTGGAGCAAGGAGATCCTGATCCAGGCGGGGAAGGTGCATGCGGGGCTCATCCTCCTCGGTGCCAGCGATAAGTTCCTCCAGTCCCGTTTTTACTACGGCAACAGGATCGAGCAGATTTTACGCCGTACCCCCTGTGACGTGGGCATTTATCGAAGAATATGA
- a CDS encoding Mut7-C RNAse domain-containing protein, with the protein MTATFHFLKDLPLLLRSRWRTTQPLQFPVTRSASIKDVIEAFGVPHTEIGRITCNGSDIGFSHRVEEHQQFRVEPVPIPWDLTKATPLRPPFAGELRFLVDRNVGKLARYVRMAGFDALYDSQWTEADLLDILQQDRRILLTRNQDLLKRKQVVFGRCLRTGDPALQLREVFALFALTSLHNRFTRCMECNGLLQPVRKQDILSRLEPLTIRYVEQFKICPVCDKIYWQGSHVDRMMRLLQETQQ; encoded by the coding sequence ATGACCGCCACTTTCCATTTCCTCAAAGATCTGCCGCTTCTCCTGCGATCGCGGTGGCGAACGACTCAACCCCTCCAGTTTCCGGTGACCCGCTCAGCCTCGATTAAGGATGTCATCGAAGCTTTCGGAGTGCCCCATACGGAGATTGGCCGCATTACCTGCAATGGCAGCGACATCGGATTTTCCCATCGTGTTGAGGAACATCAGCAATTTCGTGTTGAGCCTGTGCCCATACCCTGGGATCTGACCAAGGCCACCCCCTTGCGCCCACCATTTGCCGGAGAACTGCGATTTCTCGTGGACAGAAATGTGGGGAAGCTGGCTCGGTATGTTCGTATGGCCGGATTCGATGCCCTCTACGATTCACAGTGGACCGAGGCCGATCTGTTGGACATCCTGCAACAAGACAGGCGCATTCTCCTGACACGCAATCAGGATCTGTTGAAACGAAAGCAGGTCGTTTTCGGCCGTTGTCTCAGGACCGGCGATCCTGCCCTCCAGTTGCGGGAAGTCTTTGCCCTGTTCGCTCTCACCTCCCTGCACAATCGGTTCACTCGCTGCATGGAATGTAACGGGTTGCTGCAACCGGTCCGCAAACAAGATATTCTTTCACGCCTTGAGCCACTGACGATTCGCTATGTTGAGCAATTTAAAATCTGCCCTGTCTGCGATAAAATTTATTGGCAGGGAAGCCATGTTGACAGGATGATGCGCCTGCTCCAAGAAACGCAACAGTAG
- the lipB gene encoding lipoyl(octanoyl) transferase LipB: MRCIDCGRIDYHQALALQERLAAAIHAGREEETLLLCEHPSVYTIGRGGLLTNLLDPNLRVERVNRGGDITWHGPGQLVGYPLFNLARRGRDLHLWVDFLEEILINTLHRFSIEGQRRAKKRGVWTGRGKIGFIGVAVRRWVSLHGFSLNVNPDLSAFDAIHPCGLTECPITSMVAEGCATASVAEVKQCLHSGFAQLLKMYLPQRRTLLGACEKI; the protein is encoded by the coding sequence GTGCGATGTATCGACTGTGGCCGCATCGATTACCATCAAGCCCTGGCACTGCAGGAGAGGCTGGCAGCGGCGATCCATGCAGGGCGTGAAGAGGAAACACTTCTGCTCTGCGAGCACCCATCCGTCTATACCATCGGCCGCGGCGGTTTGCTGACCAATTTGCTCGATCCGAATCTCAGGGTCGAGCGGGTCAATCGAGGCGGAGATATCACCTGGCACGGGCCGGGCCAACTGGTGGGCTATCCCTTGTTCAACCTGGCCCGGCGGGGCCGCGATCTCCACCTCTGGGTCGACTTTCTTGAGGAGATACTGATCAACACCTTGCACCGGTTCTCCATTGAGGGGCAGAGACGCGCGAAAAAACGCGGTGTTTGGACAGGGCGAGGCAAAATTGGTTTTATCGGGGTTGCGGTCCGCCGCTGGGTCTCTCTGCATGGGTTCAGTCTCAATGTCAACCCGGACCTGAGTGCCTTCGACGCCATCCATCCCTGCGGACTCACCGAGTGCCCGATCACCTCCATGGTAGCCGAGGGGTGCGCGACCGCCTCTGTTGCCGAGGTCAAGCAATGCCTGCACAGTGGTTTTGCACAGCTCCTCAAGATGTATCTTCCCCAGAGACGAACCCTTCTGGGGGCTTGTGAGAAGATCTAG
- a CDS encoding acyl carrier protein, with product MTEQELQAIIFAALKKVAPESTPEDLDPDENIREALDIDSFTFLRLLVDISDKTSIEIPETDYGAVSNLKGMQGYLAARLFPRI from the coding sequence ATGACAGAACAGGAATTACAGGCGATCATTTTTGCCGCACTGAAAAAGGTTGCACCGGAAAGCACCCCTGAAGACCTTGATCCGGACGAGAATATCCGCGAGGCCTTGGATATCGATTCCTTCACCTTTCTTCGTTTGTTGGTGGATATCAGTGACAAAACGTCCATAGAGATCCCGGAAACCGATTATGGTGCGGTCTCGAACCTCAAGGGAATGCAGGGCTACCTCGCCGCCCGCCTCTTCCCGCGCATTTGA
- a CDS encoding dihydrolipoamide acetyltransferase family protein yields the protein MPSLGADMESGTLVEWLVEPGAWINKGDIIATIETQKGLFEIEAFEEGYLGEPVVQPGTEVPVGTVLAVISSVEPSEMSETKAAAAKAEAEIPPSPPPPTEIEVSEAPVAATSGRITVSPAARRLAAQLGVDLSTISASGADGVIHRQDVERASQQPAEAARATSPVQPPPSADINMRRAIAAAMSRSNREIPHYYLESDIDMSVPLQWLEAENGKKSIRERILPVALLLKAVALGLRDVPELNGYWLDDQLQIKSSIHIGFALGLRKGGLVTPAIHDVDTLPLSQLMEAMTDLIERSRSGRLRGSEMTDATVSVTNLGDRGVKSAFGIIYPPQVALIAFGRIMERPWAEEGHLVLRRCMTVTLAGDHRATDGHTGALYLEALNRHLQQPEAL from the coding sequence ATGCCCAGTCTCGGGGCGGACATGGAGTCCGGCACCCTGGTGGAATGGCTGGTCGAACCGGGGGCATGGATCAATAAGGGCGATATCATCGCCACCATAGAAACCCAGAAAGGGCTCTTTGAGATCGAGGCCTTTGAGGAGGGATATCTGGGGGAACCTGTGGTTCAACCGGGGACGGAGGTACCGGTCGGCACGGTGTTGGCCGTGATTTCATCGGTTGAACCCAGCGAAATGTCGGAGACGAAAGCGGCTGCGGCGAAAGCCGAGGCAGAGATCCCTCCTTCCCCACCACCCCCCACTGAAATCGAAGTTTCGGAAGCACCTGTGGCGGCCACATCCGGACGCATCACTGTTTCGCCTGCCGCCCGCCGGTTGGCCGCCCAGTTGGGGGTCGACCTGTCCACCATCTCCGCAAGCGGAGCCGATGGGGTCATTCATCGCCAAGATGTCGAACGGGCTTCGCAGCAACCGGCCGAGGCGGCCAGAGCTACATCCCCGGTGCAACCCCCTCCTTCCGCCGATATCAACATGCGTCGGGCCATCGCCGCCGCCATGAGCCGATCCAATCGTGAGATCCCCCACTACTACCTGGAGAGCGATATCGACATGAGCGTACCCCTGCAGTGGCTGGAGGCGGAAAACGGCAAGAAGTCCATTCGCGAGCGTATTCTCCCGGTTGCCCTGCTCCTCAAGGCCGTGGCCCTTGGACTGCGCGATGTCCCCGAGTTGAACGGGTATTGGCTCGATGATCAACTGCAGATCAAGAGCAGCATCCACATTGGCTTTGCCCTTGGACTGCGCAAGGGAGGGTTGGTGACGCCCGCCATCCACGATGTGGATACACTACCGCTTTCCCAACTCATGGAGGCCATGACAGATCTGATTGAACGCAGCAGAAGTGGACGTCTGCGGGGCTCGGAGATGACCGATGCCACCGTCTCGGTGACCAATTTGGGGGATAGGGGCGTCAAGAGCGCTTTCGGTATCATCTATCCCCCGCAAGTGGCCCTGATCGCCTTTGGCCGCATCATGGAGCGTCCCTGGGCCGAAGAGGGACACCTCGTGCTGCGCCGTTGTATGACCGTAACCCTGGCCGGTGACCATCGTGCCACCGACGGTCATACGGGCGCACTCTATCTTGAAGCGCTTAATCGTCATCTGCAGCAACCGGAGGCCCTATGA